In Rubrivirga sp. SAORIC476, the following proteins share a genomic window:
- a CDS encoding UvrD-helicase domain-containing protein, translating to MNAWSDIRRLARARHRELVGTDDYTADSLLEAAEMHTEHRSRGVEADNPLLEKGEGKLDVDRKVIWYNADAPPEQQRFVQAHEFAHVWLETGGYACLASEIDEQASEDQGAVGGVARVEGYSPRERAEREANVFAREFLLPTDRLRQWHNAGLSAAAIASRVGVSRSLVFHQLGRAVLVAESIGTAPDSDRTPEARGDGVETLSLDTSQERAAKAAGPVLVVAGPGTGKTRTLTGRVAHLVSSGVDPERVLVLTFSNRAADEMRGRVSVALGDDAHKVWMGTFHAFGLELLHKYNEEAGLPLRPRVLDPVDASVLLEGALGEIDLGPYEALSDPGRNLPDILSAISRAKDEVVGPERYAELANAMRASATTDKETEAAEKAQAVARAYAAYQGLLHDAGAIDLGDLVYRSVLLLESDEGVRERVESDFAHVLVDEFQDVNRASGRLLKAVAGAGRGLWIVGDPRQSIYRWRGASAANFDRLREDYPSLRVERLSCNYRSRPAIVDAVSEIATSMCAAPPEAFEPWDVNRDDAPGEVSLSVATTLEAEGLGLARAVRDRASTGADGEPQWKSQAVLCRTHTLLERYARVLEKEGVPMLYLGNVFERGEVRDLLSLVSLVSGGGWGGLVRVASFPEYDVPRADVDRVLAWAEEHGRSPLQALPRASGVDGLTDAGVWGLDALSSHVAGIHPNVPVWDLLSHYLFEQSEYVRRLEGGSEVETQQRRLAVYQLLALALGHRDREGAAPGYSRRAFLDYVRRLSLQNQDRQVRQVPEWADDINAVRLMTVHASKGLEFDVVHVPALAKTYFPNTFRTPTCPPPDGLVGAALRDLHDDEEECLFFVAASRARDALCLSRAERYINTNRDPSTLLGLVPASLPDAPARWTDEPPLDPPAASAIAPPVRDPDDPFSRSELDTYLTCPRQYAYSHVLRLDGRGEGSAYFDFHRATRRAVRYILDEQTEGRMPTPEAIATILDEAWSHDRLGKSPYAVRLRAEAGRIAAAAFAADDGEIRPEWTVDLRNGTVTVRPDVVSTVGGQTVVQKWKTGRLSKSEPDKPVYALLHQAATVADGDYAIKAIQLETGERTPMEMTDRKRNGRIEKYAKAIEGILDGDFHAEPSPRECPRCPFYFICPK from the coding sequence GTGAACGCTTGGAGCGATATCCGACGCCTCGCACGAGCCCGCCACCGGGAGCTCGTAGGCACCGACGACTACACGGCCGACTCTCTCCTTGAGGCCGCGGAGATGCACACGGAGCACCGCTCTCGCGGGGTCGAGGCGGACAATCCTCTGTTGGAGAAGGGTGAGGGGAAGCTCGACGTGGACCGGAAGGTGATCTGGTACAACGCGGACGCGCCGCCCGAACAGCAGCGGTTCGTCCAGGCCCATGAGTTCGCTCACGTCTGGTTGGAGACAGGCGGGTACGCCTGCCTCGCCAGCGAGATCGACGAGCAAGCGTCCGAGGACCAGGGGGCCGTCGGAGGCGTCGCCCGCGTCGAGGGGTACAGCCCCCGCGAACGGGCCGAGCGCGAGGCCAACGTCTTCGCTCGCGAGTTCCTCCTCCCTACCGACCGGCTTCGCCAGTGGCACAACGCCGGACTCTCCGCCGCGGCCATCGCCTCTCGCGTCGGTGTCAGCCGGTCGCTCGTGTTCCACCAGCTCGGACGGGCCGTGCTGGTCGCTGAGTCGATCGGCACGGCGCCTGACTCCGATCGCACGCCCGAGGCGAGGGGGGACGGGGTCGAGACCCTCTCCCTCGACACGAGCCAGGAGCGTGCCGCGAAGGCCGCCGGTCCCGTCCTGGTGGTCGCGGGACCCGGCACGGGGAAGACCCGCACGCTCACCGGCCGGGTCGCCCACCTCGTCTCGTCCGGCGTCGACCCGGAGCGCGTTCTCGTGCTCACCTTCTCCAACCGCGCGGCCGACGAGATGCGCGGGCGGGTATCGGTCGCGCTCGGCGACGACGCCCACAAGGTATGGATGGGGACCTTCCACGCCTTCGGGCTCGAGCTCCTCCACAAGTACAACGAGGAGGCCGGGCTCCCCCTCCGGCCGAGGGTCCTCGACCCCGTTGACGCCTCCGTCCTGCTCGAAGGGGCCTTGGGCGAGATCGACCTCGGTCCCTACGAGGCACTGTCGGACCCCGGCCGCAACCTCCCGGACATCCTATCGGCGATCTCGCGGGCGAAGGACGAGGTCGTAGGTCCTGAGCGGTACGCCGAGCTAGCCAACGCGATGCGGGCGTCAGCGACGACCGATAAGGAGACCGAGGCGGCCGAGAAGGCCCAGGCCGTCGCGCGCGCGTACGCGGCCTACCAAGGTCTGCTCCACGACGCGGGGGCCATTGACCTCGGCGACCTCGTCTACCGGTCCGTCCTCCTCTTGGAGTCGGACGAGGGGGTCCGGGAGCGCGTTGAGTCCGACTTCGCTCACGTCCTCGTCGACGAGTTCCAAGACGTCAACCGCGCGTCGGGACGCTTGCTGAAAGCGGTCGCGGGCGCGGGCCGGGGCCTCTGGATCGTCGGGGACCCCCGCCAGTCCATCTACCGCTGGCGGGGGGCGTCGGCGGCCAACTTCGACCGGCTCCGCGAGGACTATCCCTCGCTCCGCGTCGAGCGTCTCTCGTGCAACTATCGGTCTCGACCGGCCATCGTCGACGCCGTGTCCGAAATCGCTACATCGATGTGCGCGGCCCCACCAGAGGCGTTCGAGCCGTGGGACGTTAACCGCGACGATGCGCCGGGGGAGGTGTCGCTCAGCGTCGCGACGACCCTAGAGGCCGAGGGGCTCGGGCTCGCTCGGGCCGTCCGCGACCGCGCGAGCACTGGCGCTGACGGCGAGCCGCAGTGGAAGAGCCAGGCCGTGCTCTGCCGGACCCACACGCTCTTGGAGCGCTACGCGCGCGTCCTGGAGAAGGAGGGTGTGCCCATGCTCTACCTCGGCAACGTGTTCGAGCGGGGCGAGGTCCGAGACCTCCTCTCGCTCGTGAGCCTCGTGAGCGGGGGTGGGTGGGGCGGCCTCGTCCGCGTGGCGTCCTTTCCTGAATACGACGTTCCTCGTGCCGACGTCGATCGCGTGCTGGCCTGGGCCGAGGAGCACGGACGCTCCCCCCTCCAAGCGCTGCCAAGGGCATCTGGCGTCGACGGGTTGACGGACGCAGGAGTCTGGGGCCTCGACGCCCTCTCGAGTCACGTGGCGGGCATCCATCCCAACGTGCCCGTCTGGGACCTCCTCTCGCACTACCTCTTCGAGCAGAGCGAGTACGTCCGCCGGCTGGAGGGTGGATCTGAGGTCGAAACGCAGCAGCGGCGGCTCGCCGTCTATCAACTCCTCGCACTCGCGCTCGGTCACCGCGACCGTGAGGGGGCCGCGCCCGGCTACTCCCGCCGGGCGTTCCTCGACTACGTCCGTCGCCTCAGCCTCCAGAACCAAGACCGTCAGGTCCGACAGGTGCCCGAGTGGGCCGACGACATCAACGCCGTCCGGCTCATGACCGTCCACGCCAGCAAGGGGCTCGAGTTCGACGTTGTCCACGTCCCCGCCCTGGCCAAGACGTACTTCCCCAACACGTTCCGGACGCCCACGTGCCCGCCGCCGGACGGCCTAGTCGGGGCGGCGCTGAGGGACCTCCACGACGACGAGGAGGAGTGCTTGTTCTTCGTCGCGGCCTCTCGTGCCCGGGACGCGCTCTGCCTCTCGCGTGCAGAGCGCTATATCAACACAAACCGAGACCCTTCCACGCTCCTGGGACTCGTCCCAGCATCTCTCCCCGATGCTCCGGCTCGGTGGACGGACGAACCGCCCCTGGACCCGCCGGCAGCGTCGGCTATCGCTCCGCCGGTGCGCGACCCCGACGACCCGTTCTCCAGGTCAGAGCTCGACACCTACCTCACGTGTCCGCGGCAGTACGCCTATTCGCACGTCCTGCGGCTCGATGGGAGAGGGGAGGGGAGCGCGTACTTCGATTTCCACCGGGCGACCCGGCGCGCAGTACGATACATCCTTGACGAGCAGACCGAGGGGCGAATGCCCACGCCGGAGGCCATCGCCACCATACTCGATGAGGCATGGTCTCACGACCGCCTCGGCAAGAGCCCCTACGCTGTCCGCCTCCGAGCTGAGGCCGGGCGGATCGCCGCGGCCGCCTTTGCTGCCGATGACGGTGAGATTCGCCCTGAGTGGACGGTGGACCTGCGAAATGGGACCGTGACGGTGAGGCCCGATGTGGTCTCGACAGTCGGAGGGCAGACGGTCGTCCAGAAATGGAAGACCGGGCGGCTCAGCAAGTCGGAACCGGACAAGCCCGTCTACGCCCTTCTGCATCAGGCTGCGACCGTGGCCGACGGGGACTACGCCATTAAGGCGATCCAACTAGAGACCGGAGAGCGGACGCCGATGGAGATGACCGACCGGAAGCGGAACGGACGGATCGAGAAGTACGCCAAGGCCATCGAGGGCATCCTCGACGGCGACTTCCACGCAGAGCCCAGCCCTCGCGAGTGCCCGCGCTGCCCGTTCTACTTCATCTGTCCGAAGTAG
- a CDS encoding sigma-70 family RNA polymerase sigma factor, with the protein MTIVTTDPPVHVLPQLTRNGYERTAETEAHIQAALSISRDTLVKRARVRDKDHALFVGEEALVFLIRYYKLRGDSFIEGQLCDVLVKRTDGTIKKWMREVGFRYEDDEERVTEMVQEVLFRVFGGSKVRGEDRREGGILDLESDKSDFAQSRFWKFLRYRTADVTRVAGDKRDRERQSVDVSTMNGEPADDDAPAEMATPLGGWESVTPWEALTQEHDDDLLRAAVRDLPNHPTPYRDVLRLHYFDEWQIEANDAEAVTLSSHFGKSPRTISSWLRKAEKKLRDILKQS; encoded by the coding sequence ATGACCATCGTTACTACTGATCCCCCCGTCCACGTCCTCCCCCAACTCACCCGGAACGGGTACGAGCGTACCGCAGAGACCGAGGCCCACATCCAGGCGGCCCTTTCCATCTCGCGAGACACTCTCGTCAAGCGAGCGAGGGTCCGGGACAAGGATCACGCCCTGTTTGTCGGAGAGGAGGCTCTTGTCTTCCTGATCCGCTACTACAAGCTCCGAGGGGACTCCTTCATTGAGGGGCAGCTATGCGACGTGCTCGTAAAGCGAACCGATGGCACCATCAAGAAGTGGATGCGCGAGGTCGGGTTCCGCTACGAGGACGACGAGGAGCGGGTGACCGAGATGGTCCAGGAGGTTCTCTTTCGCGTATTTGGGGGCAGCAAGGTCCGAGGAGAAGACCGTCGAGAGGGCGGAATCCTCGACCTGGAGAGCGACAAGAGCGACTTCGCGCAATCCCGGTTCTGGAAGTTCCTCCGGTACCGGACGGCCGACGTCACCCGCGTTGCCGGGGATAAACGGGATCGCGAGCGCCAGTCGGTTGATGTCTCGACCATGAACGGGGAGCCTGCGGACGACGACGCTCCCGCTGAGATGGCGACCCCGCTCGGTGGTTGGGAGTCGGTCACGCCATGGGAGGCCCTCACGCAGGAGCACGACGACGATCTCCTCCGGGCGGCAGTGCGCGATCTCCCCAACCACCCAACCCCGTACCGGGATGTTCTGCGACTCCACTACTTCGATGAGTGGCAGATTGAGGCCAATGACGCAGAAGCCGTCACTCTGAGCTCCCATTTTGGCAAGTCACCACGAACCATCTCGAGCTGGCTTCGCAAGGCCGAGAAGAAGCTCCGAGACATCCTAAAGCAGTCATGA